Proteins encoded in a region of the Clostridium butyricum genome:
- a CDS encoding DUF6903 family protein gives MKKIIYSIIFIISLALVIKGRTITNFYGLIMMFLGLIGILSEIYLYNKQYR, from the coding sequence ATGAAAAAGATAATATATTCAATAATTTTTATTATAAGTTTAGCTTTAGTCATAAAAGGCAGAACGATAACGAATTTCTATGGGCTTATAATGATGTTTCTTGGATTGATAGGAATACTATCAGAAATATACTTATATAACAAGCAATACAGATAA
- the agaW gene encoding PTS N-acetylgalactosamine transporter subunit IIC, with translation MFVQALLIGIWAGIAGVDMFDGLTHIHRPIVTGLVVGLILGDMKTGLIVGASLELVWMGMVPLAGAQPPNVVIGGIIGTSIAILGKLDAQAAIGIAVPFAVAVQAAITLLFTAFSFFMHKADKYCEEADTAGIERINYLGLVVLFVFYFTIAFLPILLGADKAAAIVGAIPTWIIDGLSVAGGVMPAIGFAMLLKIMLKKEYIAFMILGFLLVTYFNLPILGLALLGVCIALYDYFSKSNSNSKEKVVEEVYDDGI, from the coding sequence ATGTTTGTACAAGCACTATTAATAGGTATATGGGCTGGTATAGCAGGTGTGGATATGTTTGACGGACTAACACATATTCATAGACCAATAGTAACAGGACTTGTAGTAGGATTAATTTTAGGAGATATGAAAACTGGACTTATAGTTGGAGCATCACTTGAACTTGTTTGGATGGGTATGGTACCACTTGCAGGAGCTCAGCCACCAAATGTTGTTATAGGAGGAATTATAGGAACTAGTATAGCTATATTAGGTAAATTAGATGCTCAAGCAGCTATTGGTATAGCTGTACCATTTGCTGTAGCAGTTCAAGCTGCAATAACATTACTATTTACTGCTTTTTCTTTCTTTATGCATAAAGCAGACAAGTATTGTGAAGAAGCTGATACAGCTGGAATTGAAAGAATAAATTATTTGGGACTAGTAGTACTATTTGTATTCTATTTTACTATAGCTTTCTTACCAATATTATTAGGTGCTGATAAGGCAGCAGCAATTGTAGGTGCAATACCAACATGGATAATTGATGGATTATCAGTAGCCGGTGGAGTAATGCCAGCAATAGGTTTTGCAATGTTGTTAAAGATAATGTTAAAGAAAGAATATATTGCATTTATGATTTTAGGATTTTTATTAGTAACATATTTCAACTTACCGATTTTAGGACTTGCATTATTGGGAGTATGTATTGCTTTATATGATTATTTTTCAAAAAGTAATAGTAATTCAAAAGAAAAAGTGGTAGAGGAGGTATATGATGATGGAATCTAA
- a CDS encoding PTS system mannose/fructose/sorbose family transporter subunit IID: MESNTYKDPSKEKVITKGDLNKMVWRSLLLQASFNYERMQACGWLYGLLPGLKKIHKNKEDLSNSMKDNMEFFNTHPFLVNFIMGLILAMEENKEDRNTIRAVKVATMGPLGGIGDALFWLTALPICVGIGASIAMEGNIAGPFVFLILFNSLHFFLRFFLMKYGYNTGVNAIATLKEQTKKISHAASIVGLTVVGGLIASMVKLKTTMVIAVGSAVGDSAVKVQEGVLDAVMPNMLALGYTLLMYKLLKKGYSPVKLITITVVMGILAKAIQQFTGFAIL, from the coding sequence ATGGAATCTAATACTTATAAAGACCCTTCAAAGGAAAAGGTTATTACTAAAGGTGATTTAAACAAGATGGTATGGCGTTCGCTACTTTTGCAAGCATCATTTAATTATGAAAGAATGCAAGCTTGTGGTTGGTTGTATGGACTATTACCAGGTTTAAAAAAGATTCATAAAAATAAAGAGGATCTTTCTAATTCAATGAAAGATAATATGGAGTTTTTTAACACACATCCATTTTTAGTTAATTTCATAATGGGTTTAATACTTGCAATGGAAGAAAATAAAGAGGATAGAAATACAATAAGAGCTGTAAAGGTAGCTACAATGGGACCACTTGGTGGTATAGGTGATGCATTATTTTGGCTAACTGCGCTTCCTATATGTGTAGGTATTGGTGCTTCAATTGCTATGGAAGGAAATATAGCAGGGCCATTTGTATTCTTAATCTTATTTAATTCATTACACTTTTTCTTAAGATTTTTCTTAATGAAATATGGATATAATACCGGTGTTAATGCAATAGCTACACTAAAAGAGCAAACAAAGAAAATTTCGCATGCAGCATCAATTGTTGGTTTAACAGTTGTTGGTGGTCTAATAGCTTCAATGGTAAAGTTAAAAACTACAATGGTAATTGCAGTTGGTTCAGCAGTTGGAGATTCAGCTGTTAAGGTTCAAGAAGGTGTTTTAGATGCTGTAATGCCTAACATGCTAGCACTTGGATATACATTATTAATGTATAAGCTATTAAAGAAGGGATATTCACCAGTTAAGTTAATAACAATTACAGTTGTTATGGGAATACTAGCTAAAGCAATTCAACAATTTACAGGATTCGCTATATTATAA
- the agaV gene encoding PTS N-acetylgalactosamine transporter subunit IIB, translated as MPNILLTRIDNRLVHGQVGVTWVNHLGANLIVVANDEVSKDSVQQNLMEMVIPDAIGIRFFSIQKTIDVIHKASPRQKIFLVVRNPQDALRLAEGNVPMDKINIGNMHFSEGKEQISSTVSIDENDKEAFRKLKQLGIALEIRRVPDENIDEDIYKHI; from the coding sequence ATGCCTAATATTTTATTAACAAGAATTGATAATCGACTTGTACATGGACAAGTAGGAGTAACTTGGGTGAATCATTTAGGTGCTAATTTAATTGTAGTTGCAAATGATGAAGTTTCTAAAGATTCGGTACAACAAAACTTAATGGAAATGGTAATACCAGATGCCATAGGAATTAGATTTTTTTCTATACAAAAGACAATTGATGTGATTCATAAGGCATCACCAAGACAAAAGATTTTTCTAGTGGTAAGAAATCCACAAGATGCTTTAAGGTTAGCGGAAGGCAATGTACCAATGGACAAGATAAATATAGGAAACATGCATTTTTCAGAAGGTAAGGAACAAATTTCATCAACAGTTTCAATTGATGAGAATGATAAAGAAGCATTTAGGAAATTAAAACAACTAGGAATAGCATTAGAAATAAGAAGAGTACCAGACGAAAATATTGACGAAGATATTTATAAACATATTTAA
- a CDS encoding GntR family transcriptional regulator, which produces MKEKIDKNSKIPLYIQLADIFIENIEKNMNENDKLDTEREISKQYSLSRVTVRQALDYLQKNGYIYKIQGKGNFVCERTMEQNLTKFYSFSEDMRKKGKIPTTEILTFEIVEVDEKIASKLKLKENDLVYKIARIRLADSIPMIYEISYLPYKRFEDLNKKMLEESSMYDVFNKNYHTKITYAEELFRPILVNKLESIYLKIKEGECALKVERLTYENQQIIEYTVSITRGDKFKYRVCLINDSDNIE; this is translated from the coding sequence ATGAAAGAAAAAATAGATAAGAATTCAAAAATACCATTATATATACAATTAGCTGATATTTTTATTGAAAATATTGAAAAAAATATGAATGAAAATGACAAATTAGATACAGAAAGAGAGATTAGCAAGCAGTATTCTTTAAGTAGAGTAACTGTTAGGCAGGCTCTTGATTACCTTCAAAAGAATGGATATATATATAAAATTCAAGGTAAAGGAAATTTTGTTTGTGAACGAACAATGGAACAAAATTTAACGAAATTTTATTCTTTCTCTGAAGATATGAGAAAGAAAGGAAAGATTCCAACTACAGAAATATTAACATTTGAAATTGTGGAGGTAGATGAAAAAATAGCATCGAAATTAAAATTAAAGGAAAATGATTTGGTATACAAAATAGCTAGAATTAGATTAGCTGATTCAATACCTATGATATATGAGATATCGTATCTTCCGTATAAGAGATTTGAAGATTTAAATAAGAAGATGCTAGAAGAAAGTTCTATGTATGATGTTTTCAATAAAAATTATCATACCAAAATAACATATGCAGAAGAGTTGTTTAGACCAATTTTAGTAAACAAACTTGAAAGTATATATTTAAAGATAAAAGAAGGGGAATGTGCTTTAAAAGTAGAGAGACTTACCTATGAAAATCAACAAATAATTGAATATACAGTAAGTATTACTAGAGGAGATAAATTTAAATATAGAGTTTGCTTAATAAATGATTCTGACAATATTGAATGA
- a CDS encoding N-acetylglucosamine kinase, whose product MYFLGVDGGGTKTKYLLIDKELKVIEEIESGTTHIHQIGKEKLIQVLNENLQLICEKSSINKSEIEYAFLGIPGYGESKSDIEDIDHSVNEVFNGINYSIGNDSVVGWAAGTGCREGVNIVAGTGSIAYGRNKEGNEARCGGWGPGIGDDASAYWIGLKVLNEYTKQKDGRREKTVLVDILEEKYDIKEYFEIVDIVFNRLKFSRTHIAKFSEIAYLAAAAGCDVCINIFKEAAKELFFHIKVLKKELNLADGFLVSYSGGVFKSGDFILNPLKEMLKNNNIDCELIEPKLKPWHGAALLAYLLSDNELPENYIELIK is encoded by the coding sequence ATGTATTTTTTAGGCGTAGATGGTGGAGGAACTAAAACTAAATATTTATTAATAGATAAAGAATTAAAAGTTATAGAAGAAATAGAAAGTGGTACAACACATATTCATCAAATAGGAAAAGAAAAATTAATACAGGTTTTAAATGAAAATTTACAATTAATTTGTGAAAAGAGTAGTATAAATAAAAGCGAAATTGAATATGCATTTTTAGGTATACCTGGATATGGGGAAAGTAAAAGTGATATTGAAGATATTGATCATTCAGTTAATGAAGTTTTTAATGGAATTAATTATTCTATTGGAAATGATTCTGTTGTTGGATGGGCTGCTGGAACAGGTTGCAGAGAGGGGGTAAATATTGTTGCTGGAACAGGAAGTATAGCGTATGGAAGAAATAAAGAAGGAAATGAAGCTAGATGCGGTGGATGGGGACCAGGCATTGGTGATGACGCAAGTGCATATTGGATTGGACTAAAGGTATTAAATGAATATACAAAGCAGAAAGATGGGAGAAGGGAAAAGACTGTCTTAGTTGATATATTAGAAGAAAAATACGATATTAAAGAATATTTTGAAATTGTTGATATAGTATTCAATAGGCTTAAGTTTTCTAGAACCCATATAGCTAAATTTTCAGAAATAGCTTACCTAGCAGCAGCTGCTGGATGTGATGTTTGTATAAATATATTCAAAGAGGCAGCTAAAGAATTATTTTTTCATATTAAAGTACTTAAGAAGGAATTAAATTTAGCTGATGGGTTTTTAGTGTCTTATAGTGGTGGAGTATTTAAATCTGGAGATTTTATACTAAATCCTTTAAAAGAAATGTTGAAAAATAATAATATAGATTGTGAATTAATAGAACCGAAGCTTAAACCGTGGCATGGAGCTGCATTGTTAGCTTATTTGTTATCAGATAATGAATTACCAGAGAATTATATAGAATTAATAAAATAG
- a CDS encoding SIS domain-containing protein translates to MIFGKSLEELEKIKAIFTATEIRQQPELWRETYKLILDQKESIQRFINKNVDKNTRIVLTGAGTSDYVGDTVALELNKKLEAKVEAIATTDIVSNPNEYIEKNVKTILVSYARSGNSPESIGAYDLFENNVDDITQIVITCNKDGDLAKRCVNNEKNMLVLMPEKSNDKSFAMTSSFSCMTLATLLIFDIENIEKNKEFVEIVSSQAEEILDNRWSEIKQLVDYEAERVVYLGSGTLKGLCQEMALKNLELTSGQVTTICESVLGFRHGPKSIINDKTLVIIMATNEEYTKLYDIDLIKEIHNDLGNHKLAVITYENDEIMKENCSNYICVNGKAIPNIYKVFNYMIFGQMFGYLSSLKLNISPDNPRPDGTVNRVVKGVVIHQYK, encoded by the coding sequence ATGATTTTTGGAAAAAGCTTAGAAGAACTAGAAAAAATAAAAGCTATATTTACAGCAACAGAAATAAGACAGCAGCCAGAACTCTGGAGGGAAACTTATAAATTAATATTAGATCAAAAAGAATCTATACAAAGATTTATAAATAAAAATGTAGATAAGAATACAAGAATTGTATTAACTGGAGCAGGAACATCTGATTATGTTGGCGATACAGTTGCTTTAGAATTAAATAAAAAATTAGAAGCTAAGGTTGAGGCAATTGCAACAACAGACATAGTATCAAATCCAAATGAATATATAGAAAAAAATGTTAAAACAATATTAGTTTCTTATGCTAGATCAGGGAATTCTCCAGAAAGTATAGGTGCATATGATTTATTTGAAAATAATGTTGATGATATAACTCAAATTGTAATAACATGCAACAAAGATGGAGATTTAGCTAAAAGATGTGTAAATAATGAGAAAAACATGTTGGTTTTAATGCCTGAAAAATCTAATGATAAGAGTTTTGCGATGACAAGTTCTTTTAGTTGTATGACACTTGCAACATTGCTTATTTTTGATATAGAAAATATAGAAAAAAATAAAGAATTTGTGGAAATAGTTTCATCACAAGCAGAAGAAATATTAGATAATAGATGGTCTGAAATAAAGCAATTGGTTGATTATGAAGCAGAAAGAGTTGTGTATTTAGGTTCTGGAACACTTAAAGGATTATGTCAGGAGATGGCATTAAAAAATCTTGAACTTACAAGTGGACAAGTAACTACAATATGTGAATCAGTATTGGGATTTAGACATGGACCTAAATCAATAATTAATGATAAAACCTTAGTGATAATTATGGCTACAAATGAAGAATATACAAAATTATATGATATTGATTTGATAAAAGAAATTCATAATGATTTAGGAAATCATAAACTTGCAGTAATTACCTATGAAAATGATGAAATTATGAAAGAAAATTGTAGCAACTATATATGTGTAAATGGAAAAGCTATACCTAATATATATAAAGTTTTTAATTATATGATATTTGGT
- a CDS encoding carbohydrate ABC transporter substrate-binding protein produces the protein MKMRIISTMLASLMMASGLIGCGSTTEVSKSKDEANVLKIAAFEGGYGKVYWEKLKENFEKSHEGVKVELTVASNLEEVIRPQIQSGNIPDLVYLATGRPDALTETFIKDQSLSDLTGLLNKKIPGEDVTVKEKILPGFLDTSATNPYKDGKTYLAPLFYSPTGLFYDKHLFKEKGYEVPKTWDEMFALGDKAKNDGLSLFTYSTSGYFDCTVPALLAASGGLDLVNDAYNYKEGTWTSKEAKQALDVVGKLKNYLEPSVVANANNQGFTKNQQLILDDKALFIPNGTWLPDEMKDAPRTEGFEWGFMPYPAFESGKDQYSVSFLEQMYIPKDAANKELAEDFMAYMYSDEAVKIIAENAKAVVPVKGAVEIANEYLNPLQVELFKIYDNGALPIMGGFVATNAVEGVSWTDVYLGTIDSIMSGNKTVEEWEKSLEETSGKLREAIIK, from the coding sequence ATGAAAATGAGAATTATATCAACAATGTTAGCATCATTGATGATGGCTTCAGGACTAATTGGGTGTGGAAGTACTACTGAGGTATCAAAGAGTAAAGATGAGGCAAATGTATTGAAAATAGCTGCATTTGAAGGTGGGTATGGAAAGGTCTATTGGGAAAAATTAAAAGAAAACTTTGAAAAAAGTCATGAAGGTGTTAAAGTTGAACTTACAGTAGCTTCGAATTTAGAAGAAGTAATTCGTCCACAAATACAATCAGGAAATATACCGGATTTAGTTTATTTAGCAACTGGAAGACCAGATGCGTTAACAGAGACTTTTATAAAAGATCAAAGTTTAAGTGATTTAACAGGATTACTTAATAAAAAAATACCAGGTGAGGATGTTACAGTTAAAGAAAAAATTTTACCGGGATTTTTAGATACCTCAGCTACTAACCCATATAAAGATGGAAAAACATATTTAGCTCCTTTATTTTATAGTCCTACTGGATTATTCTATGATAAACATTTATTTAAAGAAAAAGGATACGAAGTTCCTAAAACTTGGGATGAAATGTTTGCTCTTGGAGATAAAGCTAAAAATGATGGGTTATCATTATTTACTTATTCAACAAGTGGATATTTTGATTGTACAGTTCCGGCGTTACTTGCTGCTTCAGGTGGCTTAGATTTAGTTAATGATGCTTATAATTACAAAGAAGGTACTTGGACATCGAAAGAAGCTAAACAAGCTTTAGATGTTGTTGGAAAACTTAAAAATTATTTAGAACCATCAGTTGTTGCAAATGCAAATAATCAAGGATTTACAAAAAATCAACAATTAATTTTAGATGATAAAGCATTATTCATACCAAATGGAACTTGGCTTCCAGATGAAATGAAAGATGCACCACGAACTGAAGGTTTTGAATGGGGATTTATGCCATATCCAGCATTTGAAAGTGGAAAAGATCAATATTCAGTAAGTTTTCTTGAACAGATGTATATTCCTAAAGATGCAGCTAATAAAGAATTAGCAGAAGATTTTATGGCTTATATGTATAGTGATGAGGCTGTTAAAATTATAGCTGAAAATGCAAAAGCAGTTGTACCAGTTAAAGGAGCTGTTGAAATAGCTAATGAGTATTTAAATCCATTACAAGTAGAATTATTTAAAATATATGACAATGGTGCATTACCTATTATGGGTGGATTCGTAGCTACTAATGCAGTTGAAGGTGTTAGCTGGACAGATGTTTATCTTGGAACTATAGATTCTATAATGTCTGGAAATAAAACAGTAGAAGAGTGGGAAAAATCACTTGAAGAGACAAGTGGTAAATTGAGAGAAGCTATAATTAAATAA
- the gnpA gene encoding 1,3-beta-galactosyl-N-acetylhexosamine phosphorylase, with product MNKGRVTIPTDDNFIKETCEILEKWGADAIRDCDGFKLTPEIEGLAEKIYSTYFVSRGDNKWAEEHMDELQQTYLMSKYNLATSNVLEISIMDGYFEEQIQPDIKNDIKEFWEVIDRTANEVVSTDNWDYNKDEQKVIIKDAKMWHEYTVSFLAYCIWDPTQMYNHITNDWKDKPHDIPFDIRNENTNMHIIEAMHNWLDNHPGTSVVRFTTFFYHFTLVFNNLRKEKYVDWFGYSSSVSAKALKEFQKEKGYKLRAEDIIDEGYYNSTFRVPKKAYLDYMDFQQKFVAENVKKLVDIVHENGREAMMFLGDTWIGTEPYGKYFKDIGLDAVVGSVGNGATLRMISDIPGVKYTEGRFLPYFFPDTFFEGNDPIIEARENWLTARRAIMRKPVDRIGYGGYLSLAYKFPDFVKYIGSVCDEFREIYDNINNVKPHCGLKVAILNCWGKLRTWQTHMVAHSLWYKQIYTYLGVIEALSGMSFDVEFISFDDIKEYGISSDIDVIINAGDAGTAFSGGEKWINEKISTTLREWIFNGGGFVGIGEPSAILNGGRFFQMADVLGVDKELGFSLSSDKYFKTKLEKHFITEDVNSEFDFGESIKNIYANSESTEIIEIQNDDVLMSANSYGKGRAVYVAGLPYSAQNARLLMRSCYYAANKEEHLKEWYCDNIYCEVSAYIESNKYAVINNSNEKQKTNVYDGFKNIFEVDLEPAEIRWFEIK from the coding sequence ATGAATAAAGGAAGAGTAACTATTCCAACAGATGATAATTTTATAAAAGAAACATGTGAAATATTAGAAAAGTGGGGAGCAGATGCGATTAGAGATTGTGATGGATTTAAATTAACACCAGAAATTGAAGGTTTAGCAGAAAAAATATATTCAACATATTTTGTAAGTCGTGGAGATAATAAATGGGCAGAAGAGCACATGGATGAACTTCAACAGACGTATTTAATGAGTAAATATAATTTGGCAACCAGTAATGTATTGGAAATATCAATTATGGATGGATATTTTGAAGAGCAAATTCAGCCGGATATAAAAAATGATATTAAAGAATTCTGGGAAGTCATAGATAGAACTGCAAATGAAGTTGTTAGCACAGATAACTGGGATTATAACAAAGATGAACAAAAGGTTATAATAAAAGATGCTAAAATGTGGCATGAATATACAGTTTCGTTTTTAGCATATTGTATATGGGATCCAACTCAAATGTATAACCATATAACTAATGATTGGAAGGATAAACCACATGATATTCCTTTTGATATAAGAAATGAAAACACGAATATGCACATAATTGAAGCTATGCATAATTGGTTAGATAATCATCCTGGAACTAGTGTAGTCAGGTTTACAACATTTTTTTATCACTTCACTTTGGTATTTAATAATCTAAGAAAAGAGAAATATGTTGATTGGTTTGGATATTCTTCAAGTGTAAGTGCAAAGGCATTAAAAGAATTCCAAAAAGAAAAGGGTTACAAATTAAGAGCAGAAGATATTATAGATGAAGGTTATTATAATTCAACGTTTAGAGTACCTAAAAAAGCATATTTAGATTATATGGATTTTCAACAGAAGTTTGTTGCAGAAAATGTTAAGAAATTAGTGGATATAGTTCATGAGAATGGTAGAGAAGCAATGATGTTTTTAGGAGATACATGGATTGGAACTGAACCTTATGGAAAATATTTTAAAGATATAGGATTAGATGCAGTGGTAGGATCAGTTGGGAATGGTGCAACTCTTAGAATGATATCTGACATACCGGGAGTTAAATATACAGAAGGACGTTTTTTACCATACTTCTTTCCTGATACTTTCTTTGAAGGAAATGATCCTATTATAGAAGCTAGAGAAAACTGGCTTACAGCAAGAAGAGCAATAATGAGAAAACCAGTAGATAGGATAGGTTATGGTGGATATTTATCATTAGCATATAAATTCCCTGATTTTGTAAAGTACATTGGAAGTGTATGTGATGAATTTAGAGAAATATATGACAATATAAACAATGTTAAACCACATTGTGGATTAAAAGTTGCCATATTAAATTGTTGGGGGAAACTTAGAACTTGGCAAACTCATATGGTAGCACATTCACTTTGGTATAAACAAATATATACTTATCTTGGAGTTATAGAAGCTTTAAGTGGAATGAGCTTTGATGTAGAATTTATAAGTTTTGATGATATAAAGGAATATGGAATATCTAGTGATATAGATGTAATAATAAATGCTGGAGATGCAGGAACTGCATTTAGTGGTGGAGAAAAGTGGATTAATGAAAAAATAAGTACTACCTTAAGAGAATGGATTTTTAATGGCGGTGGATTTGTAGGCATTGGAGAACCATCAGCAATTTTAAATGGTGGAAGATTTTTTCAAATGGCAGATGTACTTGGTGTAGATAAGGAATTAGGATTTTCATTAAGTTCAGATAAATATTTCAAGACAAAACTTGAAAAGCATTTTATAACTGAGGACGTAAATTCAGAATTTGATTTTGGAGAAAGTATTAAAAATATATATGCTAATTCTGAAAGCACAGAAATAATAGAAATACAAAATGATGATGTATTGATGTCTGCTAATTCATATGGAAAAGGTAGAGCAGTGTATGTTGCAGGGCTTCCATATTCAGCACAGAATGCTAGGTTATTAATGAGGTCATGTTATTATGCAGCAAACAAAGAAGAGCATTTAAAAGAATGGTATTGTGACAATATTTATTGTGAAGTGTCAGCCTATATAGAATCTAATAAATATGCTGTTATTAATAATTCTAATGAGAAACAAAAAACAAATGTATATGATGGTTTTAAAAATATATTTGAAGTAGATTTAGAACCAGCAGAGATAAGATGGTTTGAAATAAAATAA
- the nagA gene encoding N-acetylglucosamine-6-phosphate deacetylase translates to MLIKNCKIIKLDHIELGSVLIKDGKIQELNPKNCEFDEVIDANGLFLSPGFIDIHIHGAGGYDTMDGTVDAIDSISKTIVKHGTTSFLPTTMTVSIEDINKSMRSIKKLKENGTSGAQVLGAHLEGPFINPSAIGAQNPKYLQTPSIDIFNKMTADCEDAVVSITLAPELDGSLDLIKYLSHKNINCSLGHTKATYEETIKAIDVGANHCTHLYNAMPPFNHRFPGIIGALFDNDKITIETISDGIHISYPALRIAYKQKGSDQSILVTDAMMACCMPDGNYTLGGQDVIVKDNAARIKTGSLAGSVLTLDRAIKNVYNNCNMPLYEVVKMATYNPAKYCNVSDHKGLIKEGYDADLVLFDENIDVKQVFINGKSIFNA, encoded by the coding sequence ATGTTAATAAAAAATTGTAAAATAATTAAACTAGATCATATCGAATTAGGGTCTGTTCTTATTAAAGATGGAAAAATACAAGAATTAAATCCAAAAAATTGTGAATTTGATGAAGTTATTGATGCAAATGGCTTATTCCTGTCACCAGGATTTATAGATATACATATTCACGGTGCTGGAGGATATGATACAATGGACGGAACTGTTGACGCTATTGATTCCATATCAAAAACAATAGTCAAACATGGTACAACTTCTTTTCTTCCAACAACAATGACAGTTTCTATTGAAGACATAAACAAATCAATGCGTTCAATAAAGAAATTAAAAGAAAATGGAACTTCTGGTGCCCAAGTACTAGGTGCCCATTTAGAAGGACCTTTTATAAACCCATCTGCAATAGGTGCTCAAAATCCAAAATATCTCCAAACCCCATCTATAGATATATTTAACAAAATGACCGCTGACTGTGAAGATGCTGTTGTATCAATAACATTAGCACCAGAATTAGACGGAAGCTTAGATCTTATCAAATATTTATCTCATAAAAATATTAATTGCTCATTAGGACATACAAAAGCTACATATGAAGAAACAATAAAAGCCATAGATGTAGGTGCGAACCATTGTACCCACCTTTATAATGCAATGCCACCATTCAATCATAGATTCCCAGGAATTATAGGTGCACTATTTGATAATGATAAAATAACAATAGAAACAATTTCAGATGGAATTCATATTTCTTATCCAGCATTAAGAATTGCTTACAAACAAAAAGGCTCTGACCAGTCTATTTTAGTAACAGATGCTATGATGGCTTGCTGTATGCCAGATGGTAATTATACACTTGGAGGACAAGATGTAATAGTTAAAGATAATGCTGCAAGAATAAAAACAGGATCATTAGCTGGATCAGTTTTAACACTAGATAGAGCTATAAAGAATGTTTATAACAACTGCAATATGCCTTTATATGAAGTTGTTAAAATGGCTACTTACAACCCAGCTAAATATTGTAATGTATCAGATCATAAAGGACTAATAAAAGAAGGATACGACGCAGACTTAGTATTATTCGATGAAAATATAGATGTTAAACAAGTATTTATTAATGGGAAATCTATTTTTAATGCATAA